In Deltaproteobacteria bacterium, the following proteins share a genomic window:
- a CDS encoding nucleotidyl transferase AbiEii/AbiGii toxin family protein, with amino-acid sequence MADPSSYIEQTGQIISELEKFGLAPVLIGGMALVILGSRRVTRDFDFLVSKEARDQEGIIKVFYKNGFELASKIDQQGEIVSTIDNERVASIRLKLDVPSSAHFLNRQTGLRIDLLFDFPFPADEIALRARKKKIHSYCFRVASRKDLLRLKEVARRKRNLAADVQDVEFLKKLR; translated from the coding sequence ATGGCTGACCCATCTTCCTATATTGAACAGACAGGACAAATCATTTCCGAGCTGGAAAAGTTTGGTTTGGCCCCAGTCCTCATTGGTGGTATGGCCCTTGTTATCCTGGGCTCACGGCGTGTCACACGAGATTTCGATTTTCTGGTTTCCAAAGAGGCACGCGATCAAGAGGGGATCATCAAGGTCTTTTATAAAAATGGCTTCGAACTGGCCTCGAAGATTGATCAACAAGGAGAGATTGTTTCGACCATCGACAATGAGCGAGTTGCCTCTATCCGCCTGAAGCTGGATGTTCCTTCAAGCGCCCATTTTTTGAATCGACAAACAGGGTTACGCATTGACCTTCTTTTTGATTTTCCGTTTCCAGCCGATGAAATCGCCTTGCGTGCCAGAAAGAAAAAAATACATTCATATTGCTTTCGCGTTGCCTCCCGAAAAGATCTTCTTCGCCTGAAAGAAGTAGCACGAAGGAAGAGAAATCTCGCGGCAGATGTTCAAGACGTGGAGTTCTTGAAGAAACTTCGATGA
- a CDS encoding protein kinase, translating into MRRITKLGEGLGGVVSLVEAKGQRVALKQLNIDQGKLTPEEVLENFKREFTTLKRLNHPHIVRIIDFGRDDEGRYFFTSEYIEGKNIFEATREWSPEEVNLLFIQVLRALGYLHRERIYHFDIKPQNILVTVSTSGEKIAKLIDFGLVAFRKEGILAGTPAYMAPENLLGGGSDGRADLYSLGITWYECLAGQNPFRTANLMETLERQRHWTPLPISQQYSDIPSYLDPIFEKILRKNPSERYHTAHQVIRDLNWLGQKNYPLETEATALAYIPGEGRLIGREIEWKNLLHFYGQIFQSHTIPQGGLFITGEIGTGKSRLLSELKYHAQLQGVQVLPLTEVKREDIRGDTLLLADNADNETVNLARKWLSQFYPYSIMICLAGPIDLQVDSLHKISLDNFDKKEVGEFVSSVLGIENPPDLIVAPFNSRSGGNPLYLTGLLQALIHAQQIFDEHGQWNAELIEGLPLAEEKWDLPLKLKNYHKETFSRLSLPAKKLLIGIAVSKTPLTRTLVDKLGFKISSRDWESLLAAQLVLWKPKEETLEFKNVSLKDWVSGHVDSSLLASVHQALGELFSQLQDTKEVAWYHLGLGKGRSSERFQLILQYAEYVVSRDDWVEALHVFRTARLFSSEIQDRIKASLGEVQALFFTNNHKQALDLLKETHKLLKENPSAHWEWVEECLREMTMIYIKMREFDSAKEVLEGAMSLMESQIREQVDPRILFLRNLQASIKMREGFIDEAARVFDENYKKWKSLSNDQQRKVLNNELGLTWLAQNKVEEAIQVFEEEISYYKKIGNIRKQAYAFYGLAQCYVTLEQWEVARKYYETCLNLSLKSSAKEYLFYAHNGLGKIAHLQNDWETSKNHYQHALELAQHLGDEESSLAIALNLAMIYRNQGDRSNASLFLRHLISILEQLSNRSLTLTQYLCQAYLESGRLNFEKGDRGGACIAYREAIRLIDHCSRLESLRADALLGYEQASATVEEKVESKVVSSKNDLKTSKITEKDVKTLMETQLLKK; encoded by the coding sequence ATGAGGCGGATCACAAAATTGGGTGAGGGGCTTGGTGGCGTTGTTTCTCTTGTCGAGGCAAAGGGTCAACGCGTTGCCCTCAAACAACTAAATATTGATCAGGGAAAACTGACCCCGGAAGAAGTTTTAGAGAACTTCAAACGGGAGTTTACGACACTCAAAAGACTTAATCATCCACACATTGTCCGTATCATCGATTTCGGGAGGGACGATGAAGGCAGATATTTTTTTACGAGCGAGTACATTGAGGGGAAAAACATCTTTGAGGCAACAAGGGAGTGGTCACCTGAAGAGGTGAATTTACTCTTTATACAGGTCTTAAGGGCCCTCGGTTATTTACATCGGGAACGAATCTATCATTTCGACATTAAACCTCAAAATATACTCGTTACGGTATCGACTTCCGGCGAGAAAATAGCCAAATTGATCGATTTTGGACTTGTTGCGTTTCGTAAGGAGGGGATTCTTGCTGGAACACCCGCCTATATGGCCCCAGAAAACCTTCTTGGGGGAGGCTCTGATGGTCGCGCCGATCTCTATTCGTTGGGCATTACCTGGTACGAGTGCCTCGCCGGCCAGAATCCGTTTCGAACAGCCAATTTAATGGAGACTCTTGAAAGGCAGCGCCACTGGACACCACTACCTATTTCGCAGCAATATTCGGATATTCCTTCCTACCTCGACCCCATTTTTGAAAAAATATTAAGAAAGAATCCGTCGGAGCGCTACCATACAGCCCATCAAGTGATTCGCGATCTGAACTGGCTGGGGCAGAAAAACTATCCGTTAGAGACAGAGGCAACGGCCCTTGCTTATATTCCGGGAGAAGGTCGGTTGATCGGTCGAGAAATAGAATGGAAAAATCTGCTGCATTTCTATGGTCAGATTTTCCAATCTCATACGATTCCTCAAGGAGGTCTCTTTATCACAGGAGAGATTGGAACAGGGAAGTCACGTCTTTTAAGCGAACTCAAGTATCACGCCCAACTTCAAGGTGTACAGGTCCTACCCCTAACGGAGGTCAAGAGAGAGGATATTCGGGGAGATACCTTGCTTCTAGCAGACAACGCGGACAATGAAACAGTTAATTTAGCAAGAAAATGGCTGAGCCAATTTTATCCCTATTCAATTATGATCTGTCTCGCAGGCCCTATCGATTTACAGGTTGATTCTTTACATAAAATTTCATTGGACAACTTTGACAAGAAAGAAGTCGGAGAATTCGTTTCTTCCGTTCTGGGCATTGAGAATCCGCCCGATTTGATCGTGGCTCCCTTTAACTCAAGAAGTGGAGGAAATCCCCTCTATCTGACAGGCCTTTTACAGGCGCTGATCCACGCCCAACAAATATTCGACGAACATGGGCAATGGAATGCAGAACTGATTGAGGGACTTCCTCTTGCGGAGGAAAAATGGGATCTCCCTTTGAAACTAAAAAATTATCATAAAGAGACGTTTTCTCGCTTATCCCTTCCTGCGAAGAAGCTTTTGATCGGCATAGCCGTTTCAAAAACTCCACTGACCAGAACTCTTGTTGACAAGCTAGGTTTTAAGATTAGCTCCCGGGATTGGGAATCTCTCTTGGCTGCACAGTTGGTTTTATGGAAACCAAAAGAAGAAACGCTGGAATTCAAAAATGTCAGTTTAAAAGACTGGGTTTCAGGGCATGTCGATTCCTCTTTGTTGGCCTCGGTTCATCAGGCCTTGGGTGAGTTGTTTTCTCAACTTCAAGATACCAAAGAGGTGGCATGGTATCATCTTGGCTTGGGCAAAGGAAGGTCTTCGGAACGTTTTCAACTTATTTTACAATATGCAGAATATGTGGTGTCTCGAGACGACTGGGTAGAGGCGCTCCATGTCTTTCGGACAGCTCGGCTTTTTTCTTCAGAAATTCAAGATCGAATCAAGGCCTCTCTTGGTGAGGTGCAGGCCCTGTTTTTTACCAACAACCACAAACAGGCGCTTGATCTCCTAAAGGAGACCCACAAACTTCTCAAAGAAAATCCTTCGGCCCATTGGGAATGGGTCGAAGAATGCCTTCGTGAAATGACGATGATTTATATCAAAATGAGGGAATTTGACTCTGCCAAAGAGGTTCTGGAGGGAGCGATGTCTCTTATGGAGAGTCAAATCCGAGAACAGGTGGATCCAAGGATCCTCTTTTTGCGTAATCTGCAGGCCAGTATCAAAATGAGGGAAGGATTTATTGATGAAGCGGCGAGGGTTTTCGATGAGAATTATAAAAAGTGGAAATCCCTTTCAAATGATCAGCAACGGAAGGTTTTGAATAACGAACTGGGGCTTACTTGGCTGGCACAAAACAAGGTAGAAGAGGCGATTCAGGTTTTTGAAGAAGAGATAAGTTATTATAAAAAAATAGGTAATATCAGAAAGCAGGCGTATGCATTTTATGGGCTTGCACAATGCTACGTTACTCTCGAACAATGGGAAGTGGCAAGAAAATATTACGAGACATGCCTCAATTTAAGCTTGAAAAGTAGTGCCAAGGAATATCTATTTTATGCCCACAACGGCCTGGGAAAGATAGCTCATCTTCAGAATGATTGGGAGACCTCTAAAAATCATTATCAGCATGCCTTAGAGTTGGCACAACACCTGGGAGATGAGGAGAGTAGTCTCGCTATTGCCCTCAATCTGGCGATGATTTATCGGAACCAGGGGGATCGATCCAATGCCTCCCTTTTTCTTCGCCATCTCATCAGTATCTTGGAGCAACTGAGCAATCGTTCGTTAACCTTGACACAGTATTTATGCCAAGCTTACCTTGAATCGGGCAGACTGAATTTTGAAAAAGGTGATCGGGGTGGAGCGTGCATCGCCTACCGTGAGGCGATCCGGTTGATAGATCATTGCAGCAGGTTGGAGTCCCTTCGTGCAGACGCCTTGTTGGGTTACGAACAAGCCTCTGCCACTGTAGAAGAAAAGGTGGAATCGAAGGTTGTCTCAAGCAAAAACGATTTAAAAACATCAAAGATCACCGAAAAAGATGTGAAGACCTTAATGGAGACACAGCTCCTAAAGAAATGA
- a CDS encoding right-handed parallel beta-helix repeat-containing protein, which produces MIIFVSFHSAAKSTQGVALKQIKNKSSLCYPLGSTFKPDPHPLPAVTPTSGRIWYVNGASGDDENGDGSEAHPWKTIRRASDDQEHVLEGDTVSISPGVYREIITFNGGESGCSGQRNVRNHVTYKSSIPGEYIIIDGSEFPRGTNGLSVQCGIEGIVFEYFEVRNWLGISPDSKHPGGQGGKGIDVYQARDTIFRNLKLHDTSHGFKETGGFNTIVDTCEVHNNGIPASNQGHGFYIQGDGTIITNCRIYQNGGVTLGTNDNPGMGIQIQSGTYEEEDRSKNMVIYNNQIYENGNGVSIDERSENIVFRNNIVYRNMGRGLRVDSRASEVKIHNNTFIDNRVSVYFLRLSDLSGISLKNNILYGRIGIFLDLGKPIDGDIGTFDYNYYWSDEGLEFVYPGIGAPRDYIDFKRWKIMTGQDRNSSIANPLLDKQFMPGDKSPVIDHGTYVGLPCSGLAPDVGAFEFGL; this is translated from the coding sequence ATGATCATTTTCGTCTCATTTCATTCTGCTGCTAAATCAACACAAGGAGTTGCCCTTAAACAAATTAAGAACAAGAGTAGCCTCTGTTATCCTTTAGGATCTACGTTTAAGCCAGATCCCCATCCCCTTCCAGCTGTCACACCCACATCCGGAAGGATCTGGTATGTCAACGGGGCGAGTGGTGATGATGAAAATGGAGACGGAAGTGAGGCCCATCCCTGGAAGACGATCAGGAGGGCATCGGATGATCAAGAGCATGTGTTAGAGGGTGATACCGTTAGCATTTCCCCTGGAGTTTACAGAGAAATTATTACTTTTAATGGAGGTGAGTCCGGTTGTAGTGGGCAGCGGAACGTTCGTAATCATGTTACTTACAAATCCTCAATACCTGGTGAGTACATCATTATTGATGGGAGTGAATTCCCTAGGGGGACAAACGGTTTGTCGGTCCAATGTGGTATAGAAGGGATTGTTTTCGAATATTTCGAAGTACGAAATTGGTTGGGAATTTCCCCAGATTCTAAGCATCCAGGAGGACAAGGGGGTAAGGGGATTGATGTTTATCAAGCCCGGGATACTATCTTTCGCAATCTGAAACTTCACGATACCAGCCATGGCTTTAAAGAAACAGGTGGTTTCAACACCATTGTCGATACCTGTGAGGTTCATAACAACGGTATACCGGCCAGTAATCAAGGTCATGGCTTCTACATCCAGGGAGATGGCACAATTATTACAAACTGCCGAATTTATCAAAATGGTGGAGTGACTTTGGGAACTAATGATAATCCAGGGATGGGAATTCAAATCCAGTCAGGAACCTACGAAGAAGAAGACAGGTCGAAGAATATGGTCATTTACAATAATCAAATTTATGAAAATGGAAATGGCGTTTCCATAGATGAGCGGAGTGAGAATATTGTTTTTCGTAATAATATTGTCTATCGTAATATGGGTCGGGGATTGAGAGTAGACTCTCGAGCCTCTGAAGTCAAAATACACAACAACACCTTTATTGATAACAGAGTTTCTGTCTATTTCTTACGCCTATCAGATCTCTCAGGAATCAGTCTAAAAAACAATATTTTGTATGGGCGAATTGGAATTTTTCTTGATCTTGGCAAACCCATCGACGGCGATATTGGAACGTTTGATTACAATTATTATTGGTCTGATGAGGGGCTCGAGTTCGTTTATCCTGGGATCGGTGCACCCAGAGACTATATTGATTTTAAGCGATGGAAGATCATGACGGGTCAGGACAGGAATAGTTCAATAGCCAACCCCCTCCTCGATAAGCAATTTATGCCAGGTGACAAATCTCCGGTTATTGATCATGGTACCTATGTTGGCCTCCCCTGTAGCGGCTTAGCACCTGATGTTGGCGCATTCGAGTTTGGTCTATGA
- a CDS encoding response regulator, which yields MTENSPPIKVMIVDDSASYCKARKRLLLQRFGSRVEVSSYQDPQEALDQLGKDFSLILVDWLMPGLDGREFLRRALEKGIDSKRIVILSGKPADFLHEEFPLGECLAVIEKGDLAQEEALFSIVKEITESAA from the coding sequence ATGACGGAAAATTCCCCTCCGATTAAGGTCATGATCGTCGATGATTCCGCCTCGTATTGCAAGGCAAGGAAACGGCTCCTGCTGCAGCGATTCGGTTCAAGAGTTGAGGTCTCTTCTTATCAAGACCCACAGGAAGCGCTCGATCAACTTGGAAAAGATTTCTCGCTCATCCTCGTCGACTGGCTCATGCCCGGTCTTGATGGACGTGAATTTTTGAGGAGGGCGCTCGAGAAAGGGATCGACTCAAAACGAATTGTTATTCTTTCAGGGAAGCCTGCCGATTTTCTGCACGAAGAATTCCCCTTGGGGGAATGCCTCGCGGTTATTGAAAAGGGGGATCTCGCCCAGGAAGAGGCGCTTTTTTCGATCGTCAAGGAAATAACCGAATCGGCTGCTTGA
- a CDS encoding radical SAM protein codes for MKQESYAGADQQIKPFFRYHLIPQIYFFLKGFPKGSFMSVDVTDQCNLRCAHCYFFEQEQEGVLDVDGWEQKILDLKAKSKFLHSCTWVGGEPLLRKNIIERCKRHFMHNLIVTNGTTPLPDWPDVYFHVSIDGNEEAHETMRRQRGLYQLMMKNVSRPDLHVTGTMCITSINMNTIEEVLDDWRPHLKGFMFDFYTPIEGLSDELWMGWEKRDELIDQLLRLKKEKYGDFVAMPDRVLELMKSTHSKKVTDHCIFTTHGYSLTTTGGTKEKCMLGPKADCDRCGCVVPFWLHHRIEKKTILKATYHEIRRRLGHPGNGRGEA; via the coding sequence ATGAAGCAGGAGAGCTACGCTGGCGCGGATCAGCAGATTAAACCGTTCTTCCGGTACCACCTCATCCCCCAGATCTATTTCTTTCTGAAGGGGTTTCCCAAAGGCTCCTTCATGTCGGTTGATGTGACGGACCAGTGCAATCTCCGCTGTGCCCACTGCTATTTCTTTGAGCAGGAGCAGGAGGGGGTTCTCGACGTTGACGGGTGGGAACAAAAGATCCTCGACCTCAAGGCAAAATCGAAATTCCTTCATAGCTGTACGTGGGTCGGTGGTGAACCGCTGCTTCGAAAAAACATTATTGAACGGTGCAAACGGCATTTCATGCATAACCTCATCGTCACGAACGGAACAACACCGCTCCCGGACTGGCCGGATGTCTACTTCCATGTCTCGATTGATGGAAATGAGGAGGCGCACGAAACGATGCGCCGGCAACGAGGACTCTACCAGTTGATGATGAAGAACGTGAGTCGCCCTGATCTCCACGTGACAGGGACGATGTGCATCACCTCCATTAATATGAATACGATTGAGGAGGTCCTGGATGACTGGCGACCCCACCTGAAGGGATTTATGTTCGACTTTTACACCCCGATTGAGGGACTCTCGGATGAGCTCTGGATGGGTTGGGAAAAGCGGGATGAACTGATTGATCAGCTCCTTCGTCTTAAAAAGGAGAAATACGGCGACTTCGTCGCCATGCCGGACCGTGTCCTCGAGCTTATGAAGAGTACGCATTCAAAAAAGGTGACCGATCATTGCATCTTTACAACACACGGCTACTCGCTCACAACGACGGGCGGAACTAAGGAGAAATGCATGCTTGGTCCCAAGGCCGACTGCGACCGGTGTGGCTGCGTCGTCCCATTCTGGCTCCACCACCGTATCGAAAAGAAGACTATCCTAAAGGCGACCTACCATGAAATTCGGCGCCGGCTGGGTCACCCTGGAAATGGAAGGGGGGAGGCATGA
- a CDS encoding two pore domain potassium channel family protein translates to MLRKKAEEYHSLILSLLFHVCDFIVSRTLLDLFRLFGVKRDQIKIRHLEIYLCSTTFLILLLIYLSWSSNFAGWILVILGSTRILQVISINAMSLLFGLRLLSPEVPDRERMRWHFIAIFFSVLDILFLYGFFYHFFNRLYGVLSVSPDSFFDHLYFAMITLMTVGYGDIVPLSALGKFLAISETFVGVFVFVFLVNSAVSRFQRHLE, encoded by the coding sequence ATGCTTCGCAAAAAGGCCGAGGAGTATCATTCGCTGATCCTCTCTCTGCTTTTCCATGTCTGTGATTTTATCGTAAGCCGAACACTGCTTGATCTTTTCCGCCTTTTCGGCGTCAAGCGGGATCAGATAAAAATCCGCCACCTGGAAATCTACCTCTGTAGCACCACTTTTCTGATCCTGTTATTGATTTATCTGAGTTGGTCCTCGAATTTTGCTGGTTGGATTCTTGTCATTCTCGGTTCAACACGCATCCTTCAGGTGATCAGCATCAATGCGATGTCGCTCCTCTTTGGGCTCCGACTCCTCTCTCCGGAGGTGCCGGATCGAGAGAGGATGCGATGGCATTTTATTGCCATCTTCTTTTCTGTCCTGGATATCCTTTTTCTTTATGGATTCTTCTATCACTTTTTTAACCGCCTCTACGGCGTCCTCTCGGTCTCTCCGGATTCCTTCTTTGACCATCTTTACTTTGCGATGATTACCCTCATGACGGTCGGCTACGGTGATATCGTCCCTCTATCAGCCCTTGGTAAATTTCTCGCCATATCTGAAACCTTTGTAGGCGTCTTTGTCTTTGTGTTCCTGGTTAACTCGGCGGTCAGTCGTTTTCAGAGGCATCTCGAATAG
- a CDS encoding cytidine deaminase, producing the protein MRLPKRPDKGCKRLLDDAERFAQLIRRSTHRPFTLSESRYVMRQLLASAHRASKNAHCPYSRFHVGAAAWDGASLFVGCNVENASYGLTQCAERVALTSATAQGARRIRALALVTPDNSPKAVLNLRTPCGACRQVMIELMDDKTPILIEGAGIFTLKELLPNAFRLK; encoded by the coding sequence ATGCGTCTCCCCAAGAGACCTGACAAAGGCTGCAAACGTCTGCTTGACGACGCGGAGCGTTTTGCGCAGCTTATCCGACGCTCAACCCATCGACCATTTACATTAAGTGAGTCTCGGTACGTTATGAGGCAGCTGCTTGCCTCGGCCCATCGTGCCTCAAAAAATGCCCATTGTCCCTATTCACGCTTTCATGTTGGTGCTGCCGCCTGGGACGGTGCAAGCCTATTTGTTGGGTGCAATGTTGAGAATGCCAGCTATGGACTGACTCAATGCGCCGAAAGGGTTGCCTTGACAAGCGCCACGGCACAAGGGGCAAGACGGATTAGGGCCCTTGCCTTGGTGACCCCTGACAACTCGCCAAAAGCTGTTCTGAATCTTCGGACCCCTTGTGGGGCCTGCCGGCAAGTCATGATCGAGCTCATGGATGACAAGACCCCCATCCTTATTGAGGGGGCCGGCATTTTTACCCTAAAAGAACTTCTTCCCAACGCCTTTCGATTAAAGTAG